The following proteins are co-located in the Imtechella halotolerans genome:
- a CDS encoding cytochrome c oxidase subunit II encodes MTTLLVIIVLVLVAIAIWQMTKMFELSQPANDTAGIATDEDNKLNGNLMFAFLVFIYILTIYSLWKWGPFVLSVPASEHGQDYDRLMWISFALIFIVQFITQALLHYFAYKYRGQKGKKALFYADNDKLEFIWTVIPVITLSGLILYGLYTWNVIMNVDEDENPLVIELYAQQFSWTARYAGDDNVLGDANVRLIDIDKANTLGIDESDPNAQDDIVVQEIHLPVNRKVLFKMRSQDVLHSAYMPHFRAQMNCVPGMITQFAFTPTMTTKDMRMQPETVEHVKVTNEIRAEKRANGEDADPWEFDYVLLCNKICGKSHYNMQMKIIVETEEEYNEWISQQQTFGDKIAAQ; translated from the coding sequence ATGACTACTCTTTTAGTAATAATAGTTCTCGTACTGGTAGCCATAGCTATTTGGCAAATGACCAAAATGTTTGAATTGTCGCAGCCAGCAAATGATACAGCTGGAATAGCTACGGATGAAGACAACAAGCTGAATGGAAACCTTATGTTTGCTTTCTTGGTCTTTATCTATATCCTTACCATTTATTCTTTGTGGAAGTGGGGACCATTTGTATTGTCAGTTCCAGCCTCTGAACATGGTCAAGATTATGATAGGTTAATGTGGATTTCATTTGCCTTAATTTTTATTGTTCAGTTTATTACACAAGCCTTGCTTCACTATTTTGCATATAAATACAGAGGTCAAAAGGGAAAGAAAGCATTATTTTATGCTGATAACGATAAATTGGAATTTATATGGACAGTTATCCCAGTAATAACACTTTCAGGTTTGATTTTATATGGATTGTATACTTGGAACGTGATTATGAATGTGGATGAAGATGAAAACCCTCTTGTGATTGAGTTATATGCTCAGCAATTTAGCTGGACAGCACGTTATGCTGGAGATGACAATGTGTTGGGTGATGCAAACGTTCGTCTAATCGATATTGATAAAGCTAATACCTTAGGTATTGATGAGTCTGATCCTAATGCTCAAGACGATATTGTTGTACAGGAAATTCACCTACCTGTAAATAGAAAAGTCTTATTCAAAATGCGTTCACAGGATGTTTTACATTCTGCATATATGCCTCATTTTAGAGCACAAATGAATTGTGTTCCTGGTATGATTACCCAATTCGCTTTCACTCCAACAATGACCACTAAGGACATGCGCATGCAGCCTGAAACTGTTGAGCACGTAAAGGTGACTAATGAAATTCGTGCTGAGAAGCGTGCTAATGGAGAAGACGCTGACCCTTGGGAATTTGATTATGTATTATTGTGTAATAAGATTTGTGGTAAATCGCACTATAATATGCAAATGAAGATCATTGTTGAAACTGAAGAGGAGTATAATGAATGGATTTCTCAGCAGCAGACATTTGGTGATAAAATTGCAGCGCAATAA
- the ruvB gene encoding Holliday junction branch migration DNA helicase RuvB, whose protein sequence is MNENLDPTSQRLSSEELDIERALRPLSFDDFAGQDAVLENLQVFVKAANLRGEALDHTLFHGPPGLGKTTLAHILSNELGVGIKITSGPVLDKPGDLAGLLTNLEPRDVLFIDEIHRLSPVVEEYLYSAMEDYKIDIMIESGPNARSVQITLNPFTLIGATTRSGLLTAPMRARFGIQSRLQYYSTELLADIVQRSASILRVPISMEAAIEIAGRSRGTPRIANALLRRMRDFAQIKGNGKIDIEISRFGLRALNVDAHGLDEMDNKILATIIDKFKGGPVGITTLATAVSENAETIEEVYEPFLIQQGFIMRTPRGREVTELAYRHLGRVPGGNQGELF, encoded by the coding sequence ATGAATGAAAATTTAGATCCTACTAGTCAGCGTTTATCTTCTGAGGAGCTTGATATTGAAAGAGCTTTAAGGCCACTTTCATTTGATGATTTTGCTGGTCAGGATGCTGTGTTAGAAAATTTACAAGTTTTTGTAAAAGCTGCTAACTTAAGGGGAGAGGCCTTAGACCATACCCTTTTTCATGGGCCTCCAGGTCTTGGTAAAACTACTCTTGCTCATATTTTATCTAATGAATTGGGAGTAGGCATTAAGATTACATCTGGTCCTGTTTTAGACAAGCCTGGTGATTTGGCAGGCTTACTTACAAATTTAGAACCTAGAGATGTTCTTTTTATAGATGAAATTCATCGTCTTAGTCCTGTGGTTGAAGAGTATTTGTATTCTGCCATGGAGGATTATAAGATTGATATTATGATTGAATCAGGACCTAATGCACGATCTGTCCAAATTACATTGAATCCTTTTACGCTTATTGGTGCAACTACGCGTTCTGGTTTACTAACAGCACCTATGAGAGCTAGATTTGGTATTCAAAGTAGACTTCAATATTATTCTACTGAATTATTAGCTGATATTGTTCAAAGGAGTGCTTCAATTTTAAGAGTTCCCATTTCGATGGAGGCCGCTATTGAAATAGCGGGTAGGAGTAGAGGTACACCGCGGATTGCTAATGCTCTACTAAGAAGGATGAGGGATTTTGCCCAAATTAAGGGTAATGGAAAAATAGATATTGAGATCTCTCGATTTGGTTTAAGGGCATTAAATGTGGATGCTCATGGTCTGGACGAGATGGATAATAAAATTTTAGCTACTATTATTGATAAGTTTAAAGGAGGTCCAGTGGGGATTACTACATTGGCTACTGCCGTATCTGAGAATGCTGAGACCATTGAAGAAGTATATGAACCATTCTTAATTCAACAAGGTTTTATCATGCGTACTCCAAGAGGAAGAGAAGTAACGGAATTGGCATATAGACATTTAGGTCGTGTCCCTGGTGGAAATCAAGGTGAACTTTTTTAA
- the queG gene encoding tRNA epoxyqueuosine(34) reductase QueG: MEIKALHTQKIKSEAKRLGFLSCGVSKAGFLEQEAPRLEQWLRNGYHGEMQYMENHFDKRLDPRLLVDGAQSVISLLLNYYPTDIQNSSDTLKISKYAYGTDYHYVIKDKLKQLLHFIENEIGEVSGRAFVDSAPVLDKAWAAKSGLGWIGKHSNLLTKQTGSFYFIAELIIDLPLMYDGPTTDHCGSCSACIDSCPTEAIIAPYVVDGSKCISYATIELKNEIPAYFSGKMDDWMFGCDVCQDVCPWNRFSKPHSEPEFNPHEKLLDLTRKEWEEITIEVFQEIFKKSAVKRTKYEGLRRNITFLSKKD, encoded by the coding sequence ATGGAAATAAAAGCATTACATACTCAAAAGATTAAATCCGAAGCCAAACGCCTCGGATTTTTGTCATGTGGTGTATCTAAGGCTGGTTTTTTAGAACAGGAGGCCCCTCGATTAGAGCAATGGTTGCGTAATGGTTATCATGGTGAAATGCAGTATATGGAAAATCATTTTGATAAACGATTAGATCCCAGATTGCTAGTTGACGGCGCTCAATCTGTGATTTCTTTATTGCTTAATTACTACCCTACTGATATACAAAATTCTTCTGACACTCTTAAAATTTCTAAATATGCCTACGGTACAGATTACCACTATGTCATTAAGGATAAACTCAAGCAATTGTTGCACTTTATTGAAAATGAAATTGGTGAGGTGTCTGGTCGAGCCTTTGTAGACTCAGCTCCTGTATTGGATAAAGCATGGGCAGCCAAAAGTGGTCTAGGATGGATAGGGAAACATAGTAATTTGTTAACTAAACAAACAGGTTCTTTCTATTTTATTGCTGAATTAATTATAGATCTTCCTTTAATGTATGATGGCCCTACAACGGATCATTGTGGTAGTTGTTCGGCTTGTATTGATTCCTGTCCTACAGAGGCAATTATAGCACCCTATGTAGTTGATGGAAGCAAGTGCATATCTTATGCTACTATAGAACTTAAAAATGAAATCCCTGCATATTTTTCCGGAAAAATGGATGATTGGATGTTTGGATGTGATGTTTGCCAAGATGTGTGTCCTTGGAATCGATTTTCAAAACCCCATTCTGAACCAGAGTTTAATCCCCATGAAAAGTTATTGGATTTAACTCGAAAGGAATGGGAAGAAATTACAATAGAGGTTTTTCAAGAAATTTTTAAAAAATCAGCTGTTAAGAGAACTAAGTATGAAGGATTAAGACGAAATATTACCTTTCTCTCCAAAAAGGATTAG
- a CDS encoding cytochrome c oxidase subunit I: MSSTAHAHAADHAQDHGHHHHKETFITKYIFSEDHKMISKQYLITGLIMGFIGIAMSILFRMQIAWPEQSFKIFEVLLGDFAPDGVMDANMYLALVTIHGTIMVFFVLTAGLSGTFSNLLIPLQIGARDMASGFLNMVSYWLFFLSSVIMILSLFVEAGPAAAGWTIYPPLSALPQAQPGSGAGMTLWLISMAIFIASSLLGSLNYIVTVLNLRTKGMSMTRLPLTIWAFFVTAIIGVVSFPVLLSAALLLIMDRSFGTSFFLSDIFIQGEVLHYQGGSPVLFEHLFWFLGHPEVYIVILPAMGIVSEVMAVNARKPIFGYRAMIASILAIAFLSTIVWGHHMFVSGMNPFLGSVFTFTTLLIAIPSAVKAFNWITTLWKGNLQMNTGMLFSIGMVSTFITGGLTGIILGDSTLDINVHDTYFVIAHFHLVMGISALYGLFAGVYHWFPKMFGRMMNKNLGYVHFWITAVASYGVFFPMHFIGMAGLPRRYYTNTAFPMFDQLQDTNVVITLFAILAAAAQLIFVFNFVRSIFYGKRAPQNPWNATTLEWTTPVEHIHGNWPGAIPEVHRWAYDYSKTDAEGEYIIPGQDYVPQTVPLKDGEEESSH, translated from the coding sequence ATGTCATCAACAGCACATGCACACGCAGCAGATCATGCACAGGATCATGGACATCATCATCATAAAGAAACGTTCATCACTAAATATATCTTTAGCGAAGACCATAAAATGATTTCAAAACAGTATTTGATTACTGGATTGATCATGGGTTTCATTGGTATTGCTATGTCTATTTTGTTCCGTATGCAGATCGCATGGCCGGAGCAGTCTTTTAAGATTTTTGAGGTTTTGTTGGGTGATTTTGCTCCTGATGGAGTAATGGATGCTAACATGTATCTTGCATTGGTTACAATTCATGGTACCATTATGGTTTTCTTTGTACTTACTGCAGGTCTTAGTGGTACGTTTAGTAACCTACTTATTCCTTTGCAAATTGGTGCTCGGGATATGGCTTCAGGATTTTTAAACATGGTATCTTATTGGTTATTCTTCCTTTCTAGTGTTATCATGATTTTGTCGTTATTTGTTGAAGCTGGTCCAGCTGCAGCGGGATGGACAATTTATCCTCCATTGAGTGCATTGCCGCAAGCTCAACCTGGTTCAGGTGCTGGTATGACACTATGGTTGATTTCTATGGCAATTTTCATCGCCTCTTCATTACTAGGTTCCCTTAACTATATTGTTACTGTTTTAAACCTACGTACCAAAGGAATGTCAATGACACGTCTACCACTTACAATTTGGGCATTCTTTGTAACAGCTATCATTGGAGTTGTATCCTTCCCAGTATTATTGTCAGCTGCTTTATTGCTAATTATGGATAGAAGTTTTGGTACTTCTTTCTTCCTTTCTGACATTTTTATTCAAGGTGAAGTTTTACACTATCAAGGGGGCTCACCAGTTTTATTTGAACACTTATTCTGGTTCTTAGGTCACCCTGAAGTATATATAGTAATTTTGCCTGCGATGGGTATTGTTTCAGAAGTTATGGCCGTTAATGCTCGTAAGCCTATTTTTGGTTATAGAGCTATGATTGCTTCAATTTTGGCTATTGCTTTCTTGTCTACCATCGTATGGGGTCACCATATGTTTGTGTCGGGAATGAATCCTTTCCTTGGTTCTGTGTTCACTTTTACAACGCTATTGATTGCAATTCCTTCTGCTGTAAAAGCATTCAACTGGATAACTACTTTATGGAAGGGTAATTTACAGATGAATACGGGCATGTTGTTTTCGATAGGTATGGTATCTACATTTATTACTGGTGGATTAACAGGAATTATTCTTGGTGATAGTACCTTAGATATTAATGTTCACGATACCTATTTTGTTATTGCACACTTTCACTTAGTAATGGGTATTTCTGCATTGTATGGATTATTTGCTGGTGTATATCATTGGTTTCCTAAAATGTTTGGCCGTATGATGAATAAAAACCTCGGATATGTACATTTTTGGATTACCGCAGTTGCATCATATGGTGTGTTTTTCCCAATGCACTTTATAGGAATGGCTGGTTTACCTAGACGTTACTATACAAATACTGCATTTCCAATGTTTGATCAATTACAGGATACCAACGTAGTAATTACATTGTTTGCCATTTTGGCGGCAGCAGCACAATTGATTTTTGTATTCAACTTTGTAAGAAGTATTTTCTATGGTAAACGCGCACCTCAAAATCCTTGGAATGCAACTACCCTAGAGTGGACTACACCAGTAGAGCATATTCATGGAAACTGGCCTGGTGCAATACCAGAAGTTCATCGTTGGGCTTATGATTATAGCAAGACTGATGCTGAGGGTGAATATATTATTCCTGGCCAAGATTATGTGCCTCAAACTGTACCATTAAAGGATGGTGAAGAGGAGTCAAGTCATTAA